The Capra hircus breed San Clemente chromosome 25, ASM170441v1, whole genome shotgun sequence nucleotide sequence atttatgtaagcTGTGATAAGCGTCTTTTTACCTTTACATTTTGTTTAGGATCGTAAAAGTAGAATGAGTAGGTACGGCTGCTCACAGCTTTTACTGTAGATGTCAGATTGCTGTGCAGGAAGCTTGCGCTGCTTCCCGTCTCCACTGATGGTGTGAGGCTGCCGGTGGTGTTTGCACATGGCTTCAGTGGGTGCAGACAACACAGGAGGTTGACTTGTCAGGTCACATGCTCGCGGGCCTTCCAAGGTCCCTGTGCATTCGttggctttctttttcttgggctgtACATTTTAGAGTTTCCAGAAGCTCACACAATAGGGAAGAGTCAAATCAAAGCAGGCTTTGGTCACTGGGGCCAATTCCCCTGAGATGTTTGAAAGTGAACCTTTTTCTCCTCAAGCGATAGGCGTAAACAAAGCTGGTGCTAATATGTAGAGTCCCTGTGTGTCATGGATTCTCTCTCCTGGCCTCCAGTGCCCCTTCTGATCTGACCCCAAAGTGGAGCTTTTGTTAGAATGATCGTGCTGTGGGATAAGCAGCTCTTAGCGGGAGCTGAGCAGGGCTCAGCGGTGCTGGCAAGTCGGGTCAGATAAGGCCAAGTGGCCCACTTGGATGGTTATTCCATTCTGTAGGGAGGCTAGGCCATAGAGGCTGGGCAAAAGTGGAGTGAAAGGGACTGTCCTGCCAGCCAGAGTCGTCCAGACCTTGGCGGTAGTTCTCAAGGAGAGGAACCCCTTCACAGATAGCCCTTCCATCCTGTCTCAAGGCCTTGGTCAGATTTGGACCTGGGTGGGGCTGTCCTCCTGGGCTCTGTCTGTGTAGATGTGCTGGCCTCTGTGGGTCAGAAACTGAAATTGCTCACtcgactgttttcttttttccaggcTACCTCGGACCTGAGCAGCTGCCAGACTGCCTGAAGGGCTGCGATGTGGTGGTCATTCCGGCAGGAGTCCCAAGAAAACCAGGTGTGTGTTGAAAGCCTTGCCTAGCATCTCCCTGAAAGTCAGCTAAGGACATGGCTTTCCATGAAAAGTGGAGCCGGTCTTTTCTCTGCTGCAGAAAAGATTCCAGGCTCCCAGATGCCCGTGGGGACAGACCCCTGCACGAGTCACTGAGTCCCCTTGCCCAGTCTCTTGGGTTTTCCGCACGGAacgcccttttctccacacacctCTACCTTGGAAGGCTTACTGATCGTCCTCGGGTGTAACTCCCCTCTCCGCACCCCCCCATGCTCCACCCGCACCGACCTCTGTCTTGGCACTTGTCACACTGGGCTGTTTTCCCTACAAGACGGATTTGCTTGACAGGGACCCTGTGTCACTCATGTTTAAATTTCCTTAACAACAAACACACAGCACTTGGCACGTGTTTGGAAATTCGTCCTGTGCTTTATGAACAGCACTGAATTGGATCGTTCTCAGGTATGACCCGAGATGACTTGTTCAATACCAACGCCACGATCGTGGCCACCCTGACCGCTGCCTGTGCCCAGCACTGTCCGGAAGCCATGATCTGCATCATCTCAAATCCGGTGAGTGCCCGCCGTGGGCAGGTGGGTGCCGCAAGTGCCGCCTGGAAGCTCAGTGTGCGGCTGTGCTTAGAGGGGGGAGTAAGCGGGTTGATGTGCTGAAGTGGATCAAGGGGATGAATACTAAGAGGcccttaaattttatttcctgagGATTCTTTGTGGCCACGTGAGTGGTAACCTGAATTTCCCATCAAGCGTGTGCCTTTGTACAGGTCACTTCCCCTCTCGGTATCTTAGTCCTTCCACCTGGAAAGCAGGTCCGCTCCTCAGGCCGCCTGTAGCTGAGATTGCGGCAGCCTATTAGCTCCTTTCACTGCGCTCCACTCAGGCTCTGCAGTTCCCGCTGCTCCGGCCTCTCCCTCCTCACACTCACACCTGATCACGTACACAGCTGCCCCCACTCGCCCCTACCCAGGCCCTGCTTGCTGGTTTTTGCAGGAATCTTGTTCCTCAGTTCACAAACTCCGGGTCAGGAGCCGTGTCCCCCTGAGAAGTCAGCTAGGGTGCACATACCCACCCCAGCAGGGCCCCTGGTTGCATTTGACAGCGgcctcctccatccctccctcctgaTTGAATCTGGACTCTGGTCTCCGAGTGTGAGAGGGACCCGGGTGAGGTGTGGTGGCAGTGCTCTGGACTGAGGGACGTGGCCGCGGGCGAACACCCCAAGCTTGCAGCCAGGGCCTCTGAGAAGAGGGTCCTGCCCTTTCCAAGCAGCTCCCCGTTCCTCAGGGGCCACTGGTCAGAAGTTGTTGGGGAGCTGATTAACCAGTACCTGATATAAATCTTGCtggttttgtcttatttttttccatGTACCAGGTAATATGTTAGGCATTTGCCATATATTAAGACACTTAACCTTCATAGTAATCTCCTGAGGTCGTTGTCTTccatttttacagataaagaaactgagtcccAGGGAGTTGATGTAACTTGCCCAGGGTTACAGTGCAGAGTGCCAGAGCTGGAACTTGGCCCTGGGCCATCTGAGCTTGTAGCCCTGTACtaggctgttttgttttgtttttttaagaatggTCTTTAGGGCCTAAGGCCCAGCTGGAGCAGAGCTTGGCCTGCAGAGCCTTCGTCACATTTTTAAGTTGACTGATGAAGGGTCACGTGCATATGTGAACTTTGGGGTCAGAGGTCATCAAGGGGAAGAGTGCCTGCAGCAGTGAACGGCTTCTTCTTTCACATGGCAGGGTGGGGGGCGAGGGGACAAAGCGGTTTTTTACAGTAGGGGCCCTTCCACGGTGAGGCTCAGTTACCAGACAGGGCAACTTAATGTGATACCTTCAGGCTTGCTAGTAGTCTGATGAGATTTTTCCTTCTGTCGCATGGCTCTGCTCTCAGAATGCAGGTGAATTGTGCCTTTCTCTTGGATTTACTAGGTTAACTCCACCATCCCAATCACAGCGGAAGTTTTCAAGAAACACGGAGTGTACAACCCCAATAAAATCTTCGGGGTGACAACCCTGGACATTGTCCGAGCCAACGCTTTCGTTGCAGAGCTGAAGGTGAGAGCTGCGTCAGGCCTCATGCACGTGGCCTTTCTGATCCTCCGTGTCCATCCTTGGCTCACTGATGGGCGTGGATAGGTCACGATAGGTCACGTGTGACCTGAGGGTGGTGTTAAATGTCTTCAAAGCTCACCTCCTTCATGGGAGGCAGTGCTCACGTTTTTGTGGGGAATGCAGACGGCGGGCGCTTGCGTTGACCAGCTCGATCTCCTCCCCGCGGCATCCAGGGTGCAGGCTTTCCCAGGGTCTCTCgctggctggagtgggttgtgctCCTGGTACTCTCCGCCTCTGATAACCGACCTTTGCAGGATTGACCTGCTCATCGTTAGGCAAACGATGAGATGAGCAAACAGGAAGGGCTTGGGCAAGCTCCTGAGATGGTGTCCGCGTTGTTACCCCGGTCTGTGTCCTGATTCGCTCCTCCTCGGGAACCGGTAGTGACTTAGACTCCCCTCTGCTCTCACCAGCTGCCGACTTCTTTCTGAGCTGCCAGACTCGTCCTGGGGTGGGTGTGGCACCGGCACCGGGTCCAGAGTCCTCGGTGTGTTTCACAACTCACTGTCTAAAGTCCCTGCTTGTGGACCCTGCAGAaccacttcctccctccccaatAAACATCCATCCTAAGCTTCAGGCCATCTTTTGTGACTCTGCAGAGGAGGGTTCCCATCCTACCTCCCACCAGTTAGGAATAATTGTCGAGCACGTGGCTTGGAGAGAAGGACAGGCACAGGATTTGACCTCCGTCTTCCACCCCTGCACTCAGCACCTCTCTCCACGGTCATTCTTGCTGTGGCATGTTCCTCAGCCTCTGTCTCCACGGGGCAGATCCTGAGATGTggccccagggcctgggagctCTGTGGAGTGAAGTGGAAAGAGACGCTTTAATTCCAGAGacagtgagtttgagcaaactctgggaggtagtgaaggacaggggagcctggcagtctgcagtccatggggtcgcaaagagttggacacgactgaacgacagcAATTCCGGAGACAGTTGGATTGAATAGCCAGTTCAGCACATGTGTGTTTGGAGTGGGATTGTTGGTGCCATGTCCCAGGTGTCCAGCCTGGCACCCTATGCAAGCTCCCTGCTCCGTTAGCCCTCTGCTGCTGGGCCTGCCCACCCTTGTAACTGGACTCCCCTTGCTGGGTGAAGTGGGTTCCTAATTCAGGGCATCTCTCTTAAGCAGCTGCAGCATTTGGGGACTGCTAACCCCTCTCCCATAACTCCCACCAGCGTCTTTTTCTGCGATAAGAAATACCTGATTCGCAGATTCTCGGAGGGTGGGGGGCGGCACCATGCCTCAGGTTTAACAAGTGAATCAGCTGTCACAACAAGCCCCACTTAACCAATGGTGGCGTCGTGACCCCTTTCCACGTGTTTCCCTCCTTTTGGTCCCAGTCACTGAGCTGACAGAATTCTCAGCCCTGGCTTTTCTAGAATCTCAATCTCGTGCGAGGGAAAGAGAATCTGCGTTGTTCACGGTGAACACAGTGTGGGCACGTGAGTCTGGGCTGAGGCAGGCGTGACAGCAGGTGTGGGAAGGAGGGCTGTCGGCCTCTGGTCCCAGGAAGGAGAGGGGGACCCACTGGGACCCTCCAGGGAGGCCGTCTCCAGCCCGCTGTGAAGGGAGAACCCACGGTGTCCTCACCAGACGCCAGGTGCTCCTCGCTGCACGTGCCCAAGCTGGTGTCAGAGCGTGCAGGTGCAGGGGCTAGTGGGAGAGGTGGGCGCGGCTGGCGTCGCCCGCGGCCTCTTTCCCGGCTCCTTTGTTTTGTTCTTGAGTTTTGTGGATTTTCCCAGTGTTGGTGCTTCAGGTGCATATAACGTGTTTGACACTCAAAGTGTTTGTTTAAAAGTTAATCAGACTTCACGCTTCTCCTGACCAGGATTTGGACCCAGCCCGAGTCAACGTCCCCGTCATCGGTGGCCATGCTGGGAAAACCATCATCCCCTTGATCTCTCAGGTGCGTtatcagggctgtgtgtctcctcGCCCGGAGGCCCCCAGACCACGAGTGCCCTTCAGAGGCTGACGGTGGGGCCCTGGGGCAGGCAGACCTCACCCTCCGTGGTTACTTGGAAAGGATTCCTACTGTGGATGCAGCCCCACCCCACTTGTCTGGGGGTCTCTTGATGGCCTGGGGGCTGTGGGAGCGAGTGCGGCCAGAAGGTGTTAGAACGGCCAGCTCCCACACACACTGAAAGCTGCCGGTGGAAGCACCCCCTGCCTTCCCGATTAGGTAGAGCAGGCAAGGTCTCTTTGTATAAAAATGAGGAGACAGAGTAAACACCCCCGAGAATGAGATAAATCACCTCGTGACCTCGGAAGAAAATACTGAGGAACCACTTCAAATCTGAATTGATGGACATCCCACAGAGCGAGCATTCGGTGCCCTTGACCCCTGTCATGAAAGACAGGAGGGCGGAGGGAGCAGTCAGAGGCGAGATCCCTGAGTGCCGTGGGCCCTGCCAGGCCCCTGAACAGCAGAGGGAGGTAGGGGGACAGTTGGTGACGAGTGAATAAGGTCTGTGGTCTAGTTCCTCGCGCGTGATACTAATTCCCTGCTCTTCATAACTGCACCCtggttatgtaagatgttaacgTCAGGGTAAGGCAGGTGAGGAAAATCTTCCTGCTATTTTTACAGCATTTTGGTAAGTCTAAAATTAGTCCAAAATAgaataagtttttaaaacatgAGTAGGGATCTCACCGCACCTCCCAACAAAGTCAGCTTGTTCTTTAAAGAAAGGGTCTTGATTTCCCACATGGCTGCGATGCCCGGCCCCcgtgggctgggggctgggagggcgTGGGATCGTGGACCCTGGCCCTGCTCACACAGGCCTTGTGGCTTCTGCTTGCAGTGCACCCCCAAGGTGGAATTGCCCCAGGACCAGCTGGCCACCCTCACCGGTCGGATCCAGGAAGCCGGCACCGAGGTGGTCAAGGCGAAGGCCGGAGCGGGTAGGTCTCGGGTGGCCCCGGGCCCTGGTTAGAGTCTGAGCTGAAGACACAAGCACCCGGCAAGGAGCAGGGCCTTTTCTCCGTTTCACATCCACCCACTTGACATGCCACCCCGCTGCTGGGCGGCGTGGAGTAGTGTCTGAGGTCAGCAGAGCTAATTCCCTGCCATTCATGCATTTATTGGGTCAGGGAATGCTGACGTACATTCCTGATGATTAGAAGGCTGGAGGCTACGCAGGCGGCTTTTCAGCTGGAGGGAGAGCGCACCTGGATCTCCAGGTCGCGTTGCTGGCGTGGCTCACGCACCTGTGTCCTCCTAGGCTCTGCCACCCTGTCCATGGCATACGCCGGAGCCCGCTTTGTCTTCTCCCTCGTGGACGCGATGAACGGAAAGGAAGGAGTCGTCGAATGTTCCTTCGTTAAGTCCCAAGAAACGGACTGTCCGTATTTCTCCACACCGTTGTTGCTGGGGGTACGTGCCTGGGGGCCGGGGCTCGGCTGAAGGAAGGACGCGTTCTGTAGTGGAGAGTCAGCTGCTGCACCTGGAGCCTTCGCTCCGTGACTCGGATGTCCGTGAGCAGGGACCGTCCCGCCGCCTTTGGAGGGTAGACGCGCCACCGAATCAGGAGCAGGGAGACACCGCCGTCTGTGGGGCTGACAGGCTCTCGTGGCTCCAACAGCTGGTTGGCAGCGACCACCAGGGCAGCCATCCTAACGGGACCCTCGTGTCCCGAGGCGGCTTGCGGACGGCTCCCAGTAGCGGCTCCCCACACCAGCCTGCGCTTGCCCTGAGCCCAGGGCCTGCCGAGGCCTATGCCGCTGTTAGGCATTCAGTTCCAACACTGCTGGGCCACTGGGACAGGGCCCTTCTCGTCCAGTTGCCGGCTTCAGCCAGGCTGGTGTGGGCAGCCGTCCAGTCTGCTTAACCCCTACCGGGTGTTTGGGGAGCAGCTTGCCATGTCTCAGCCGTGGGCACCTGTTGGAATCAGCCTAGTGTATGCTCCCCTTCCTCTCAGGCCCAGAAGGAAGCCCTTCCCATAGCCCCCCTGGTGTCCACAATCCCCAAGACTCTCTCTGAAGAGGTTAGTCCCGGAGCCCATTGAGCAGGTGTGTGTGGCACAATGAGGCCCCAGGGGCTGATGGTTCCGACCAGGGAGCGTCTGAGGAGGCCTGGATGCCCAGCTGCTATCTTCCTAATGACCAGCGTTTGCCTACGTATTTACATTGGGTTCTGGTGGACATTTAAGTGTTTCTTCAGTCCTTAACCAACTTGGGAAAGAAACTAGCTCCGAGAAGTAAGCTCTGTGTTGGGGAGAATAACTCGTGTTACTAATTATTGAATTCTTTGTGTACCAGCTGACCCAGGTCTGTCCTCGCAGCCTTCTGTGAGGCAGATGAGGAGACAGACCTGGCGTGTGAGCCACCGGGCTGCGCACACAGTGAGTTCCGGggcctggcccccagcccagggctggctgaGAGCAGCCTGAGTTCCCAGCACGGCTCACACCCGTCCCGTCCTGTCCCCGATGCGTGTGACTCCCTCCGCAGGCTGCCCAAAGCCGCCAGCCGCTGGTGTAGGCAGGCTAGGCAGGGCTGACGAAGTTACGAGCAGGCTCTTCTGTAACAAACTCATTCAGGGAAGCTTCCTTGTAAAATATCAccatctctcctctctccttcagaaAAAGGGCATCGAGAAGAATCTAGGCATCGGCAAGGTCTCCCCTTTCGAAGAGAAGATGATTGCCGAGGCCATCCCTGAGCTGAAAGCCTCCATCAAGAAAGGAGAGGAGTTTGTCAAGAGCATGAAATGAGAAGGCGCTTAGCGAGCAGTCGGTCTCCTTAACTTATTAAGGCATCATGTCACTGTAAAGCCGTTTCAGATACTTCTGTCGTTTCAGTTTGCTTGGTTGAGGAGGATCGTATTAATGAACCACCCCTTCCCAATCTCGGTCAGTCTGTCGGTGCATCAGTAAAAGCaggctttgattttctttttcggGGTCTCCTCCAATTAAATACTGCGATTTCTTCCCCATTAGAGCCTACTGCAAAGTGTCTGTCTGGCATCTCTCCCATCACGAGTCAGAACtacatgttatttaaaatttagaCTGAAGCATCCTGGTCTCCTCAGTAGCTTCAGGTCTAAAGTCTCGATCAGTAACTGCTTCTCCCAAGCCTGCGCTGTGAGCTGTCACGGCCCCCGGGCGTGTGGGCTGCGGCAAGGCCTGCTCAGGCCTGATCCCTTCGTGTCCTCTCACCCGCTCGCTGCCAGACCACTGTCTCCTGTCCCGTGGTTTTTCTGGCCCAGCAACCAGCACCGCTGGCTGGATTTCATCCTCTTCTCGTTGAGCCCTGATGTTCAGTGGCGGTGAAGACAGAATCGTGAGAAAGGCTGGGCAGGGCCAGGAACAGCCAAGCCAGAACACCAGCTGCCACCATGGAGCCGAGGACACCTGGCGGGGGGTTCCTGTCCTCGTCAGTCGCCTGAAGGAGCCGTCGCGCGTAAGCTGGGCTTAGGATAAGTGTAGGGGATTAAAGGGAGGCTCGCCTCCCTTCAGGCACAGGCTGCTCCCCAGAAGCCATGGCCTCTAACGTGGATACTGGGAGCTCCTGACGACAGGTGATGATGACCTTCAGTGAAAGGCAGGTGGTAGGTGGAGCTTCACCCAGTGGACAGACACTCTTATCTGCAGCTTTCCTGTCCCCCCAATTAAATGTCAGTATGACATCGCTGTTTTCTTACACAAGTGATAATGTTCATTGTTGAAAAGCTAAAATGTAAGCCAAATAATAAAGCAGGAAATTATCGCTGTTGATAGTATGTATGCTGTTAATTTTGcatatttcaaaagcagagataatgcTTCCTGCGCCACTGTGCAACCTGTCCTGCTGGTTAACTACTGTGTAACAAGCACAGTGTAGTTGTGCAGAATTTCTCATAATTCTGCAGTTGACAAGTTTCCACCAGAAAATTCTGCTCTGCTAGGTGTAGGGGCCTGGCCAGCCCGGCACGTTCAAGATGATGTCTCGGGCTCACGGCTGCTACTAGGGGGGATGAAGGGACAGCTGGGCCCcatgaggcccccagagcggggtGCGCGGATTTCTTGATGGCTCAGGGTTCCCGAAAGTGCAAGAGCAGAAGCTGCCTGGCATTAAGGCTTAGGCTCGGAACCAGCACAGCATCACTTCTGCTACTTCCTTGTGGCTTAAGCAAGTCACAAGGCAAGCCCTGGTCCATAGTGGGAAGAGCCTCAAGGGCCTGACTACCCAAGGCCTGGTCCTGTGGGCGCCAACTTTGGAGATGAGCTGCTACATGTGACTTTTCTGTAAGTATATATGCGTTTTCCCGCATCGCCTGCTGAATTGCTGGGTAATCCTTAAGGTGAATGTACTATAAGGTGTACTCCACTCTTGTTGGGTAGTTAGGTGGTTTGGGTTTTCACTCCTAGGACGAGCATGGCTGTGAACGTCGTGGTGCTACTGGGGGACTAATGCCTCCTGGTGATTCTGTGTGTGAAGCACTGTGCCAGCTCTCTTTGGGGTGTGTTTGCTGTCCCCTGGGATCCTTGCCATGACCCTGACAGGCAGGCCCTAGTGCAGATGGCGCAGCAAGCTGTCTTGGTCTAGGAGGGTCAGGTCAGTGCCCATCTCCATACACCAGTGGTGGCCACGTAAGGTCCGTCGAGGAGTTTGCTTAAAATGCAGGTTGCTCCCTGCTgcgctgttggtgggagtgtaaactgaCGCAGCCGccgtggaaaacagtgtggaggctTCTCAGGAAACTAAAACTAAGCACGTgatccaggtggctcagctggtaaagaatccgcctgcaatgcgggaggcctgggtttgatccctgggttggaaagaccctttggagaagagacaggtacccactccagtattccggcctggagaattccaaggactgtatagtccatggggtcgcaaagagtcggataacgactgaggaactttcactttccagcaatcccagtcctgggcATACATTCAGACAAAAcgataattcaaaaagatacagggaCCCTTGTGTTTGTAAcca carries:
- the MDH2 gene encoding malate dehydrogenase, mitochondrial — its product is MLSALARPAGAALRRSFSTSAQNNAKVAVLGASGGIGQPLSLLLKNSPLVSRLTLYDIAHTPGVAADLSHIETRATVKGYLGPEQLPDCLKGCDVVVIPAGVPRKPGMTRDDLFNTNATIVATLTAACAQHCPEAMICIISNPVNSTIPITAEVFKKHGVYNPNKIFGVTTLDIVRANAFVAELKDLDPARVNVPVIGGHAGKTIIPLISQCTPKVELPQDQLATLTGRIQEAGTEVVKAKAGAGSATLSMAYAGARFVFSLVDAMNGKEGVVECSFVKSQETDCPYFSTPLLLGKKGIEKNLGIGKVSPFEEKMIAEAIPELKASIKKGEEFVKSMK